The genome window GTTCGTTCTTGAAGTCGTGGCGGCTGGCGGTTACGGTCAAAACTGCGTCAGAAACTCCAGGGATCCTGCTGGTCGATCCTGGAGCGAGGTGTTCCAGCGGACCACGCAGTACCGGGGAGCGCGGGATGGCGAGTGCACGGGCAACAGCTTTGGCCGAAGTGTTGTGGGAGTTGAAGCGAGCGGATCGTTTTGCCACATGCAGCGCAGTGGCCCGTCGCGCGGGATTTGCTCCGGGACCGGATGGGCGAATCGTCCGCAGCAGCCTCGAAGTGGTCCGACAGGAGTGGCCGCATCTTCAATGGTGGCGAGTCCTTCCCGACGACGGCCGGATTGAGCACACCGGCTCGCTGGCGGTCCAGTTGCGGGAATACGGCGTGACCCTCGAAGCCGATCCGAACGGTCCCTACGCGCACGTCATCCTCGACGAGCGGAGCCTGATGGTCTGGTCCAGCGAAGCGGCTGCGGTCGCAGTCGAGACCGCCAAAGTGTGAACGGGACCGGTCAAAGCTGGACGCCTTGAAACCGTCCGTCGCCGGCGATCATGCCGGGGCGGCGATCACCGATCTGGCGAACCGATCGCCTGCAGGTACCGGGACAGTTGAAGCTGAACCTTCTGCAGGCATCGCCAGGCGGCGGGGGCGAGAATCATCTTCTGCTGCGACTTGCTTCCGGTCGCCTCGAGCTCTTCGCCGTGATCGAGCGTGTACAGCACGTGCACCTGCAGATAGTTCAGAAGGTCCGATAGCTGGGCCGCCTGCAGGGTGGTGAGATCGGAAGGGAGTTCCGGCGGCGGGACCGTCGGAGACGTCACGAGCGGATTGACCCGCTTGTCCGTGCTGTCGTCATCGTCGTCGCGCTGGACTGTGGCGCGGCCCGCGCTCTCATCGAGTTCCTCCTCGCTTCCGTAGAGGAGGGTGCAGCGGCCGATGACGATCTGGTCTCCCGGCTGGAGGACCCGGATCTTGATCGGGTGCCCGTTGATCCGCGTGCCGTTCGTGCTGTCGACGTCTGTCAGGATGATCCGGCCGGAGTCCTCCTGGATCCGGGCGTGCAGGCGGCTGACGCGGTCATCGTTGAGGCGGATGTCGCAGTCTTCTTCCCGACCGATCGTGACGGGGGTCTCGAGGTCGGCATAGGTTCGCCCCGCCTCCAGGCCGTCGAGAATCTGAAACGTCACGAAGGCCATCTTGGCGAACCTCAAGGAAGCAGCCGCCCCTCGCCCACCCGCGTCGGCAGCGGACCGCTCACACGATTGTCCCCGGCAGGCCCGCGCCGGCCAAGCGCCTACGAAACGGTGCAGGGAATATTGGGATCATGATAGCGGTCGCGGAGCGCCGTGTAGACCTCGGACAGGAGATCGCGGCGGCTGACCGGTTTTCGCAGCACGCCGTAGGCCTGGGCCGCGCGGGCTTCCTGGGCCAGCCGCTCGGTGAGGTCGGCGGTGATCAGGATGCAGGGGAGCCCTGTCCGGACCTGCTGGATGATCCGCAGGGCATCGAGTCCCGTCAGCAGGTGCATGTGCATGTCGAACAGAGCCAGGTGAATCGGCTCGTGTTCGACGATTTCGAGCGCCCGCTCCGCTGACGGGACCGACAGCGTGAGGAAGTGCGGCTCGAGGATGCTTTCAAGCGTTTCCCGGAAGCCGGCATCGTCGTCGGCGATCAGGACGCGGTACGTTGTGCTGGGCGAGGCCACCACGAGATCCTCTCGTAGCGAGGAAAAGGCAAAATGTTCACTATCGCATAACACATTCTACGCAGACGCGTCAATTGGTATTGATGGATTCCCGGGATTGGCGCGCGTTCGGTGGCGTGGCAACGTCGCTGGTCGAACGGGGTCCAGGGGCACCCTGGTGGGGAGTGCAGAGGGGGAACGCCCCTTTGCCCGCCGGAGGCCTGGCCGTCGAGAGATGTCTGAAAGAGTGGGTGTCCAAGCGCGGACGACGTGTCGTATGCCCCCTCACAACACGCTGGGATTCCAGGGCGACCGGTGAGTTCTCACCGCCGGCATCACAAAGGGGACATCCGTTGTGTTCCACGGTTCCTCAGGGAAGCGCCTCCGGCGGCAAGGGGTTGCCCCCTTGACCCCGGCTGCCGTAGCACGTTGGGTTTGAGCTGTCAGAGCTGTGCCGGCAAGGACGTCATTCGAAAACTCTGACTTCCTCGCGGCACCGCTACTCGACTTCGACGATCGCCTTGATGACCCCTGTCTCCGGCCGCGTGTAGGACTCGAAGTTGTCCACCAGAGCGTCAAAGCTCGTGCGGTGCGTAATCCACGGCGCGGTGTCGATCACACCGGTTTCGATCAGCCGGATGATCCGTGAGAAGTCGCCCGGGAGAGCGTTCCGGCTTCCCTTGAGCGTCAGCTCCCGCGCGTGCATCAGGCGATGCGGGAACTCGAGGCTGTCCGACGTGATACCGACATACACGAGCGTCCCGGTATGAGCGCAGTAGTTGAGGGCGTTCGACATCGAACGGGCATTGCCCGTGGCGTCGGTGACGACCGTGTAGAGCTCGCCGCCGGTGATCTCGCGCATCTGCTCCAGTTCCGAGCCGTCCCCCTTGAAGACGATCGTGTGCGGGACCTGGTACTGCCGCCGGCAGAAGTCGAGACGCGACGGGACCATGTCCATGACGGTGATGACCGCCCCGGTGAGCCGCGCGAACTCGAGCGTCGCCAGCCCGATCGGCCCTGCGCCGATGATCAGGATGTGCTCCGCGGGGCGGGGAGCGCCGCGGTCGTTGGCGTGACACCCGATCGCCAGCGTCTCCACGAGGGCCAGCTGTTCGAACGACAGTCCCCCGGTCGACCGGTGGAGCTTCCGCGCGGGGATGATCCATCGCGACCGCAATCCGCCATCGGTATGGACCCCCAGCACCTGGAGGTTCTGGCAGCAGTTCCCGGACTTGCGGCGGCTGGCGAAGCTCTGCTCGTTGTTGATGTACGGCTCGACGGAGCAGCGGTCTCCCGGGGCCACGTTCTGTACGTCCGGGCCGACCGCCAGGACCTCGACTCCCAGCTCGTGCCCGGGGATTCGCGGGTAGCTGAAGAACGGCATCTTGCCGAGGTAGCCGCTGAGGTCCGTGCCGCAGATCCCCATCCGGCGCGTCGTCACGAGGGCTTCGCCGGGGCCGGGGGCCGAAGGCTCGGGGAGGTCGAGGCGGACGAACTTGCGAGGTTCTTCGAGGCAGAGCGCTTTCATGGCGTAACCGGAGCGTGACCAGGGGCCGAAGGGGAGCGGGGAAAGTCGAATGCGACGAGAGTCTGGCGACTTGCCTTCGCGAACAGAAGCGCTGTCCCTCGGTCATGGAGACTCGCGGTGTTCCGTCGAACGTGGCGAACAGGCGGCTTTCCGCAGACGCATGCTGGCGCCCTGCTGATCGGTGAACGTGGTTCGTGACGCCCGGGGGCCTCCGCACAACGTGCGCGGACGCACCTCATCGGCACGTCCCGCCGACGCCGCTCCGAAGGAGTTTTCTTTCCCTTCACCCTTTCCGGAATTTCTGTTAATGTCGCCGAGTTATGCGTGACCGATGAAACTAAAAAGATCGGTCCAGTTGATGGGTGGCAAGGAGGCCATCGTGAGCATTTCAAAATCGCAGTTGGACGTGCAGATTCGATGGCTCATTCGGCGCGACATGCCCGAGGTCCTGCGGATCGAGCAGTCAAGCTTTGAGTTCCCGTGGACGGATGAGGATTTCCTCTGCTGTCTTCGCCAACGGAACTGCATCGGGATGGTGGCTGAGCACAACCATCAGATCGTGGGCTTCATGATCTATGAACTCCACAAGTCCCGGTTGCATATCCTCAACTTCGCCGTCGCGCCGGAAATGCGCCGGCAGGGGATCGGCCTGCAAATGGTCCTGCGGCTGGTCGACAAGCTGTCGCAGCAGCGGCGGAATGAGATCCTTCTGGAAGTCCGCGAGCGGAATCTGGAAGGCCAGCTCTTCTTCCGCAACCAGGGCTTCCGGGCGATCAGCGTCCTCCGGTCGCACTATGACGACACGGACGAAGACGCCTACATCATGCAGTTCCGTCTCGACGCCGCGGCCGATGCATCGGCCCCGTTCGCGCCGCAGAACCGCATTTCGGAATTCGACGCTGCATAGGCCCCACTCAGTGAGCGGCGCCCCTTGTTGATCGGACGGGCCAGGAAAGGATTCCCGGCGACTCCGGTAGGCTATGGGGGGCGGTGTTCGCACTGGACCTGATCTTGAAGTTCGCGGATCCCAGTCGGGAGCCGCGAACTTTTTTCGTTTCCTGGGGCAGGGGAGTGCCGGTCGAGGCCCGCAGCCGGAGAAGATTTACAATTTCCGGGGAAAAGGGAGGAAAAGACTACAAAACGAGGCCAGAGGGTGATCGCCGCGGCGGAGACAGGTCGATGAATATGGGCGTCAGGGACGCTCGATGGATGGGCGGACCTCAGTCATAACGCAAGATGCAGCAGTGTCTTACGACCTGCCTTTTTCAGCGCCAGGACGGTTGCGAGGACTCGTGACCATGCGCACTCTCAATCATCTCATGGACCAGCTCATCTCCTCCGCCGTCGGTCCCCGCAAGGCCCCGTTGATGACCGAATTCGGCATCCGTTATGCTGCCGAGACCGTCGGCGGCGGCCAGAGGGGCGAGTCGCACAACTCGCAAGGGGGCGAGAGCTTGAGCAATGGAGAGACTTCACCGGCTCGCCAGCCGTCCGCCGCGGAGGGCGGTCGTGACGGAAACGGTACGGACGGAACGGTGACGCCGGCTCGTGCAGAACGCCTGCGTCGGATCCGTGCCCAGATCGAAGCCGGTGTCTATGATACCCCTGAGAAGTTCGAGGCGGCGATCGACCGCCTGTACGAAGTTCTCCAGAACGATCTGGAGCCGCGGTAGGAACACGCGGCGATGATATCGCAGCAGCGGTGACGGCCTCAGCGGAACTCGAGGCGCCCGCAGGCCGGATGGTGCCCCCGTGGAAGCGACGTTGCCCGAACCTGACCTGTCTCCCGAGCTCGATTCTTCGATCTCCCCGGTCGAAAAGTACCGCGAGTTCCTGGCGACCAAGGGGCTGCGGCTGACGCGGGAGCGGAGCATCATCGTCGAAGAGGTCTTCGCCTCACACGATCACTTCGACGCGGAGCAGCTCGTTCAGCGGCTCGCCCAGCGGACCGACGGCCGGCGCGTCAGCCGATCGACGGTGTATCGCTCGCTGATCCTCCTCGAAGAGGCGGGAATGCTCCGCAAGGTCGCCCGCCAGGACGACCGCGATGTCTACGAGCACGAGTACGGCTATCCGCAGCACGACCACCTGATCTGTAAGAAGTGCGGCACGCTGTTCGAGTTCCACAACGAGGGAATCAGCGAACTGCTGGAGGAGATCGCCCGCCAGCACGGGTTCCGGATGGAAGGGCATCGCCTCGAAGTGAGCGGACTTTGCACGGCATGCAGCCGGCCCCCCGCCACGCGTCCGAAGAAGTTGAATCTGCTCTGAGCGGTTTCCCCTCGGGGCGGCGAGGTCGACGAGGGGAGCGGAACCGGGGCGTCGTTCTGGC of Planctomyces sp. SH-PL14 contains these proteins:
- a CDS encoding FHA domain-containing protein, which encodes MTFQILDGLEAGRTYADLETPVTIGREEDCDIRLNDDRVSRLHARIQEDSGRIILTDVDSTNGTRINGHPIKIRVLQPGDQIVIGRCTLLYGSEEELDESAGRATVQRDDDDDSTDKRVNPLVTSPTVPPPELPSDLTTLQAAQLSDLLNYLQVHVLYTLDHGEELEATGSKSQQKMILAPAAWRCLQKVQLQLSRYLQAIGSPDR
- the rimI gene encoding ribosomal protein S18-alanine N-acetyltransferase, which translates into the protein MPEVLRIEQSSFEFPWTDEDFLCCLRQRNCIGMVAEHNHQIVGFMIYELHKSRLHILNFAVAPEMRRQGIGLQMVLRLVDKLSQQRRNEILLEVRERNLEGQLFFRNQGFRAISVLRSHYDDTDEDAYIMQFRLDAAADASAPFAPQNRISEFDAA
- a CDS encoding Fur family transcriptional regulator; amino-acid sequence: MPEPDLSPELDSSISPVEKYREFLATKGLRLTRERSIIVEEVFASHDHFDAEQLVQRLAQRTDGRRVSRSTVYRSLILLEEAGMLRKVARQDDRDVYEHEYGYPQHDHLICKKCGTLFEFHNEGISELLEEIARQHGFRMEGHRLEVSGLCTACSRPPATRPKKLNLL
- a CDS encoding response regulator, whose translation is MASPSTTYRVLIADDDAGFRETLESILEPHFLTLSVPSAERALEIVEHEPIHLALFDMHMHLLTGLDALRIIQQVRTGLPCILITADLTERLAQEARAAQAYGVLRKPVSRRDLLSEVYTALRDRYHDPNIPCTVS
- a CDS encoding zinc-binding alcohol dehydrogenase family protein, encoding MKALCLEEPRKFVRLDLPEPSAPGPGEALVTTRRMGICGTDLSGYLGKMPFFSYPRIPGHELGVEVLAVGPDVQNVAPGDRCSVEPYINNEQSFASRRKSGNCCQNLQVLGVHTDGGLRSRWIIPARKLHRSTGGLSFEQLALVETLAIGCHANDRGAPRPAEHILIIGAGPIGLATLEFARLTGAVITVMDMVPSRLDFCRRQYQVPHTIVFKGDGSELEQMREITGGELYTVVTDATGNARSMSNALNYCAHTGTLVYVGITSDSLEFPHRLMHARELTLKGSRNALPGDFSRIIRLIETGVIDTAPWITHRTSFDALVDNFESYTRPETGVIKAIVEVE